The proteins below come from a single Carnobacterium divergens DSM 20623 genomic window:
- a CDS encoding LPXTG cell wall anchor domain-containing protein, which yields MKRLINLFVVTLLLSFSFILTDEVKAESSTESEVGITFEGEEYEPPNFPQPNDDSDINIPLIDPPIQGKLPQTSESVNRGSLLAGLFLMLIAYYIAIKKRDENESKSRM from the coding sequence ATGAAAAGACTTATAAACCTATTTGTTGTTACTCTCTTACTTTCTTTTAGTTTTATATTAACGGATGAAGTAAAGGCGGAAAGCTCAACGGAATCAGAGGTAGGAATTACCTTTGAAGGAGAAGAATACGAGCCACCCAATTTTCCTCAACCTAATGATGATTCAGACATTAACATTCCATTAATAGACCCACCTATCCAAGGGAAGTTGCCACAAACAAGTGAGTCTGTTAATCGTGGTTCTCTGTTAGCAGGGTTATTTTTAATGTTGATTGCTTATTATATAGCAATCAAAAAAAGAGATGAGAATGAATCAAAATCAAGAATGTAA
- a CDS encoding recombinase family protein, whose translation MAIIGYMRVSTHQQKFDSQQKALELYGVDKIYKEYESGRKIARAELNKALASLKPGDTFVIFKLDRLARGTKQLLNLLEEFEKNNINFISIQNNIDTSTPMGRFFFTIMSAFAEMEADLIRERVLAGLDAAKLNGKQLGRPPRTKELEKALHLYHTSDLSVAKIAKICNVSTATIYNHLKKEGISRNKKTLESRKDKNINVT comes from the coding sequence ATGGCAATAATTGGCTATATGCGAGTAAGCACACATCAACAAAAGTTTGATTCTCAGCAAAAAGCGCTTGAATTATACGGTGTCGATAAAATATACAAAGAATATGAAAGCGGCCGAAAAATTGCGCGTGCTGAATTGAATAAAGCATTAGCCTCGTTAAAACCAGGCGATACTTTCGTCATCTTCAAATTAGATCGCCTTGCAAGAGGAACAAAACAGTTACTAAACTTATTAGAAGAATTCGAAAAAAATAATATTAATTTTATCAGCATTCAAAATAATATTGATACTTCCACTCCAATGGGTCGTTTTTTCTTTACCATTATGAGTGCCTTTGCAGAGATGGAAGCTGATTTGATTCGAGAACGGGTATTGGCTGGCTTAGATGCTGCTAAATTAAATGGAAAACAATTAGGTCGTCCACCTCGGACCAAGGAACTTGAAAAAGCATTACACCTTTACCACACTTCGGATTTATCTGTCGCTAAAATTGCTAAAATCTGCAATGTTTCGACTGCGACTATTTACAATCATTTAAAAAAAGAAGGTATTTCTAGAAATAAGAAAACTCTTGAATCACGAAAGGATAAAAATATAAATGTTACCTAA
- a CDS encoding pyrimidine-nucleoside phosphorylase, which translates to MRMVDVIEKKRDGKELTTEEIQFFINGYTDGSIPDYQASALAMAIYFQDMTDRERADLTMAIVNSGETIDLSAIEGIKVDKHSTGGVGDTTTLVLAPLVAALDIPVAKMSGRGLGHTGGTIDKLEAVEGFHVEITKDQFIDLVNRDKVAVIGQTGNLTPADKKIYALRDVTGTVNSIPLIASSIMSKKIAAGADAIVLDVKTGAGAFMKTQEDAENLAHAMVRIGNNVNRQTMAVISDMSQPLGLAIGNSLEVKEAIDTLKGEGPEDLTELVLILGSQMVVLAKKAKDLEEARKMLIEVMENGKALEKFKEFLNNQGGDGSVVDNPEKLPQAKYLIEVPAKESGVVSNMVADEIGIAAMLLGAGRATKEDEIDLAVGLMLRKKVGDAVEKGESLVTIYANREDVENVKEKIYENITISEHATEPKLVHSVIVD; encoded by the coding sequence ATGAGAATGGTAGATGTTATTGAGAAAAAAAGAGATGGCAAAGAATTAACAACTGAAGAAATTCAATTTTTTATTAATGGATATACAGACGGTTCGATTCCTGATTATCAAGCAAGTGCATTAGCAATGGCGATTTATTTCCAAGATATGACAGATCGTGAACGCGCTGATTTAACAATGGCAATTGTAAATTCTGGCGAAACCATTGATTTATCTGCAATCGAAGGAATTAAAGTAGACAAACATTCAACAGGTGGCGTGGGTGACACGACAACCCTTGTTTTAGCTCCTTTAGTGGCGGCTTTAGATATTCCAGTAGCTAAGATGTCGGGGCGTGGTTTAGGGCATACAGGCGGAACGATTGATAAATTAGAAGCAGTCGAAGGCTTCCATGTAGAAATTACAAAGGATCAATTTATTGATTTAGTCAACCGTGATAAAGTAGCGGTGATTGGTCAAACGGGGAATTTAACACCAGCAGATAAAAAAATCTACGCATTACGTGATGTAACAGGAACGGTTAACTCCATTCCACTAATAGCAAGTTCAATTATGAGTAAAAAAATTGCAGCTGGCGCGGATGCGATTGTTTTAGATGTAAAAACTGGAGCAGGCGCCTTCATGAAAACACAAGAAGATGCTGAAAACCTAGCCCATGCAATGGTACGTATTGGAAATAATGTTAACCGCCAAACAATGGCTGTTATTTCAGATATGTCACAACCACTAGGATTGGCTATCGGAAATTCACTAGAAGTAAAAGAAGCGATTGATACCTTAAAAGGTGAAGGTCCAGAAGATTTAACTGAATTAGTATTAATTTTAGGCAGCCAAATGGTTGTTTTAGCTAAAAAAGCTAAAGATCTTGAAGAAGCACGCAAAATGCTGATTGAAGTGATGGAAAATGGCAAAGCCTTAGAAAAATTCAAAGAATTCCTAAACAATCAAGGTGGCGATGGATCGGTTGTAGACAATCCAGAGAAATTACCGCAAGCAAAATATTTAATCGAAGTTCCAGCAAAAGAATCTGGCGTTGTATCGAATATGGTGGCCGATGAAATTGGAATTGCAGCGATGTTACTAGGCGCAGGGCGTGCAACGAAAGAAGATGAGATTGATTTAGCAGTAGGGTTAATGCTACGTAAAAAAGTAGGAGATGCTGTTGAAAAAGGGGAATCATTAGTAACCATTTATGCAAACCGTGAAGACGTTGAAAATGTAAAAGAAAAAATCTATGAAAATATTACGATTTCAGAGCATGCAACTGAACCAAAACTAGTTCACAGTGTGATTGTAGACTAA
- a CDS encoding helix-turn-helix domain-containing protein: MLPNLANLDKIAYRKIEILKLLAAQNLPCSASVLSTKLNISGKTLLNYLSDLEPYLANYRQHIRLIKTKEGYYLSKKNSFSMNTLYYDIEKETLFYSFFSYNFHYQNETIDSYAKKQFVSYSYLYRHIRLMNQLLKPFKISYNLSPLKLNGSEVRIRFFAFLYYFHTCNGIAWPFHLVSAQKYEPLIGQLEQLTFQKLSLIQKEKLRYWLAICETRYILEDYIDYRETLYQKVAEHHPLFSVLQPLIDNFLNKFTIPNETNESYFLLSKIS, translated from the coding sequence ATGTTACCTAATCTCGCTAACTTAGATAAAATTGCCTATCGAAAAATTGAAATTTTAAAATTATTAGCCGCTCAAAATCTTCCTTGCTCAGCGAGTGTTTTAAGTACAAAACTGAATATTAGCGGAAAAACCTTACTAAATTATTTATCCGACTTAGAACCTTATTTAGCTAACTATAGACAACACATTCGACTTATTAAAACGAAAGAGGGCTATTATTTATCGAAAAAGAATTCTTTTTCGATGAACACTCTTTATTATGACATTGAAAAAGAAACACTATTTTATTCCTTTTTTTCGTACAATTTTCATTACCAAAATGAAACGATCGATTCTTATGCAAAAAAACAATTTGTGAGTTACAGTTACCTATATCGTCACATTCGCTTAATGAATCAATTGTTGAAACCTTTCAAAATATCTTACAACCTTTCTCCTTTAAAATTAAATGGTTCAGAAGTACGAATTCGTTTTTTTGCATTTTTGTATTATTTTCATACTTGTAATGGTATTGCTTGGCCATTTCATCTCGTTTCTGCTCAAAAGTATGAGCCACTCATTGGGCAGTTGGAACAACTAACTTTTCAAAAGCTGTCATTAATTCAAAAAGAGAAACTTCGCTATTGGCTGGCTATTTGTGAAACAAGGTATATCTTAGAGGATTACATTGATTATCGAGAAACGCTCTATCAAAAGGTTGCAGAACATCATCCTCTTTTTTCAGTTCTCCAGCCTTTAATCGATAATTTTCTAAACAAATTTACTATTCCTAATGAAACAAATGAGAGCTATTTTTTATTATCCAAAATATCTTAA
- a CDS encoding WxL domain-containing protein, with the protein MKVVIKKSLLGIVALLGLSVLVPHALAAETNSQVDSNVDLSYIKNDEMTKPIDPSEPKDEIEDKPGTGEKGPLSIDYASSISFAKQKVSGAERIYYALPDFVTVKETGIKKEVPNYIQVTDNRGTASGWTLQVKQQSALRSASGSELKGAFLTLNNATASSKNGQVDAAAKPSTRSNVDLVVINTGEGEFSTLMSAKGENENQVGQGIGTWTTGFLKNADNTEGVQVTVPANLKINQESYTTTLVWLLSDTPGN; encoded by the coding sequence ATGAAAGTAGTTATCAAAAAAAGTTTGTTGGGAATAGTAGCATTATTAGGTTTGAGTGTGTTAGTGCCACATGCATTAGCCGCTGAAACAAATAGTCAAGTTGACTCAAATGTAGATCTTTCGTACATCAAAAATGATGAAATGACAAAACCAATCGATCCGTCAGAACCAAAGGATGAGATTGAGGATAAGCCAGGTACAGGAGAAAAAGGACCGTTAAGCATTGATTATGCATCCTCCATTTCATTTGCGAAACAAAAAGTCTCAGGAGCAGAAAGAATCTATTACGCTCTTCCAGATTTTGTAACCGTTAAAGAAACGGGAATTAAAAAAGAAGTACCAAACTATATTCAAGTAACCGATAATCGCGGAACAGCTTCAGGTTGGACGCTTCAAGTGAAACAACAAAGTGCTTTAAGATCTGCATCAGGTTCAGAATTAAAGGGTGCGTTTCTTACACTAAACAATGCAACTGCAAGTTCTAAAAATGGTCAAGTAGATGCTGCAGCGAAACCAAGCACGCGTTCAAACGTTGACCTTGTTGTAATAAACACAGGTGAAGGTGAATTCTCAACACTTATGTCTGCTAAAGGGGAAAATGAAAATCAAGTTGGTCAAGGAATTGGCACATGGACGACTGGATTTTTAAAGAATGCAGATAATACTGAAGGGGTTCAAGTAACCGTTCCTGCAAATCTTAAAATCAATCAAGAAAGTTATACAACAACACTTGTCTGGCTATTGAGTGATACGCCAGGTAACTAA